A region of the Dickeya chrysanthemi NCPPB 402 genome:
CTTAGGGAGTTACTGCCATGCCCTCCTGCGTGCCACCCGCATTATCGTTTCCGTTTTATCGATCTCTTCGCTGGGATTGGCGGTATCAGAAAAGGCTTTGAAGAGATTGGAGGAGAATGTGTTTTTACCAGCGAATGGAACAAAGAGGCGGTAAGGACTTACAAAGCAAACTGGTTCTGCAACCCGGAAAAACATATATTTAATGAGGATATTCGTGAGATCACATTGAGTAATGATCAAACGATAAGCGAACAACAAGCCTATAAAAACATAGATCAGAAAATCCCTGACCATGATGTTCTTCTTGCCGGATTCCCATGTCAGCCATTTTCTCTCGCAGGCGTGTCGAAGAAAAATTCACTGGGCAGAGCGCACGGATTCGAATGTGAAACACAAGGCACTCTCTTTTTTGATGTTGCCCGTATTATTGCGTCTAAAAAACCAGCGATATTCCTGCTTGAAAATGTAAAAAACTTAAAGAGTCACGACAAAGGGAAAACATTCCGCATTATCATGGAAACGCTGGACGAGCTCGGTTATATTGTAGCTGACTCAGAGCATGTAGGCTCTGATGATCCTAAGATTATTGATGGAAAACACTTTCTTCCTCAACACAGAGAACGTATTGTATTAGTTGGATTTAGAAAAGATCTGAATATTCATCATAACTTCACATTAAAAGATATTAAAAAATATATACCGGAGAACAGACCAGTATTATCCGGATTATTAGACGATGACATAGATAAAAAATATATACTAACGCCATTACTATGGAAATATCTCTATAACTATGCCAAAAAACATCAGGCTAAAGGAAACGGTTTTGGTTTCGGCCTTGTAAATCCTCACGAACAGGATAGTACAACACGAACGTTATCAGCACGTTACCACAAAGACGGTTCAGAAATTCTCATAGACAGAGGATGGGATAAAGACCTTGGCGAAAAAGATTTCGATAACAGTCTGAATCAGGAAAAACGTCCCCGTCGTTTAACCCCAAGGGAGTGTGCTCGCCTCATGGGTTTTGAGAAACCTAGGCAGGCTGAATTTAAAATCCCTGTATCTGATACACAGGCATATCGTCAATTCGGTAATTCTGTTGTCGTCCCCGTGTTCTCGGCTGTAGCTAAACTGCTAAAACCATATATCGAAAAGGCTATAGAAGTTAAAGAAAAAAAGGAGATTTAATAAATCATGGCTGATGTGCATAAACCAGAGATTCGCAGAAAAAACATGAAAGCGATCGGTAATCATGACACAGCCATTGAATTAAAAATCTCCAGCATACTCGATCAACTTGGGTTCGAATTTCGAACCCAGGTAAAAAACATGCCAGGAAAACCTGACTTTGTCATCGATGAATATAGAAAAGTCATTTTTACTCATGGCTGCTTCTGGCATCATCATAATTGTCATCTTTTCAAAGTTCCCGCAACCAGAACCGAGTTTTGGTTAAAAAAAATAAATCAAAACGTCACAAGAGACAAAGAGAATAATCAGAAATTAATTTCCGATGGATGGAGCATTTTACTTATATGGGAATGTGCTATTCGTGGCCGATACAAACTTTCAGAACAGGATATTTCTGAACGTATAGAAGAATGGGTTTGTGCAGGAGATTACTCTGCTGAGATAAACATATCAGGGTTACATCATCTAAAGGATCAGTGTTCATAATAATCTCAGACATTCATTATCATCATGGCTATAGTCTCCTTTCATTAAAAATACTAATTACAGATTAAATCTATTCATTGGCCTTATCGCCGAAATTTATCCATTATCCACACCCAACAAAGGACTGGGCGGAAAAACCGCTCAACCCATTGTTATTATTTATTTTTTCAAATTTATTCGTGATAAAAGAGAGCCCATGCCGTTACCTATTTTTA
Encoded here:
- a CDS encoding very short patch repair endonuclease, yielding MADVHKPEIRRKNMKAIGNHDTAIELKISSILDQLGFEFRTQVKNMPGKPDFVIDEYRKVIFTHGCFWHHHNCHLFKVPATRTEFWLKKINQNVTRDKENNQKLISDGWSILLIWECAIRGRYKLSEQDISERIEEWVCAGDYSAEINISGLHHLKDQCS
- a CDS encoding DNA cytosine methyltransferase; translated protein: MSQLELVTQELLIEKNERDQIKKLQEDKTLINYLVEIYDQKYIASVLRSVGHNDWTRETLNRWLNGKAAPKPFTSAEVIKLRELLPCPPACHPHYRFRFIDLFAGIGGIRKGFEEIGGECVFTSEWNKEAVRTYKANWFCNPEKHIFNEDIREITLSNDQTISEQQAYKNIDQKIPDHDVLLAGFPCQPFSLAGVSKKNSLGRAHGFECETQGTLFFDVARIIASKKPAIFLLENVKNLKSHDKGKTFRIIMETLDELGYIVADSEHVGSDDPKIIDGKHFLPQHRERIVLVGFRKDLNIHHNFTLKDIKKYIPENRPVLSGLLDDDIDKKYILTPLLWKYLYNYAKKHQAKGNGFGFGLVNPHEQDSTTRTLSARYHKDGSEILIDRGWDKDLGEKDFDNSLNQEKRPRRLTPRECARLMGFEKPRQAEFKIPVSDTQAYRQFGNSVVVPVFSAVAKLLKPYIEKAIEVKEKKEI